In Hwangdonia lutea, a single window of DNA contains:
- a CDS encoding CAL67264 family membrane protein, whose translation MAMNKNTVLAWATWIMIFVGLGLIGLGAFRYDDVAGWGFAAVGGGFFCIAWVFNALKGRV comes from the coding sequence ATGGCAATGAATAAAAACACGGTTTTGGCTTGGGCTACTTGGATTATGATATTTGTAGGCCTTGGCTTAATTGGATTAGGCGCTTTTAGATATGACGATGTTGCAGGCTGGGGATTTGCAGCTGTTGGCGGTGGCTTTTTCTGTATCGCATGGGTATTTAATGCTTTAAAAGGTAGAGTGTAA
- a CDS encoding DoxX family protein, with amino-acid sequence MGTIKSLNKWANAHTYLPLDLIRIALGVFLFIKGINFMGNSEILMSLFEPIQNMAGGMFIIHYVAPAHFIGGILIAFGLLTRWAIIAQLPILIGAIAINFLGEMNSGNLTLALITFLVCVFFLFYGSGKHSADYYFKMQQ; translated from the coding sequence ATGGGAACAATAAAATCATTAAACAAATGGGCAAATGCGCACACTTATTTGCCACTTGATTTAATTCGCATTGCACTTGGTGTTTTTCTTTTTATTAAAGGCATCAACTTTATGGGAAACAGTGAAATACTAATGAGCCTTTTTGAACCTATTCAAAATATGGCTGGAGGCATGTTTATTATTCACTACGTGGCACCAGCACATTTTATTGGCGGTATTTTAATAGCTTTTGGCTTATTAACACGTTGGGCTATAATAGCGCAATTGCCGATATTAATTGGTGCCATTGCCATTAATTTTTTGGGTGAGATGAATTCGGGCAATTTAACATTGGCACTCATCACCTTTTTAGTTTGTGTTTTCTTTTTGTTTTATGGCTCCGGAAAACATTCGGCCGATTACTACTTTAAAATGCAGCAATGA
- a CDS encoding MarR family winged helix-turn-helix transcriptional regulator yields MGDISKDVNSKFKNNKVKALINILFTANWITSHQNAFFKPFGISPQQYNILRILRGAKTPLKVQTIKERMIDRAPNATRLMDKLCAKNLIERMHCSSDRRVVNIQITKPGLALLEKISKDLNTGLLDNLSEQEAEQLSDLLDKIR; encoded by the coding sequence ATGGGCGATATTTCTAAAGATGTTAACTCGAAGTTTAAAAACAACAAAGTAAAAGCGTTAATCAATATTTTATTTACAGCAAATTGGATTACATCACATCAAAACGCTTTTTTTAAGCCTTTTGGTATTTCGCCACAGCAGTACAATATTTTAAGGATTTTGCGCGGAGCAAAAACGCCTTTAAAAGTACAAACGATTAAAGAACGCATGATTGATAGAGCACCTAATGCAACACGCTTAATGGACAAACTATGCGCTAAAAATCTCATTGAACGCATGCATTGTAGTAGTGACAGACGCGTTGTAAATATTCAAATAACCAAACCTGGATTAGCTCTTTTGGAGAAAATATCAAAAGATTTAAATACCGGTTTGTTGGATAATTTATCAGAACAAGAAGCAGAACAATTAAGCGACTTACTCGATAAAATACGCTAA
- the ettA gene encoding energy-dependent translational throttle protein EttA, with product MSDDKKIIFSMSGVTKTFPSANTPVLKNIYLSFFYGAKIGILGLNGSGKSTLLKIIAGVDKNYQGDVVFSQDYSVGYLEQEPKLDDDKTVMEIVREGAAETVAILDEYNKINDQFGLEEVYSDPDKMEKLMNRQAELQDQIDAANAWELDTKLEIAMDALRTPDGDKKISVLSGGERRRVALCRLLLQEPDVLLLDEPTNHLDAESVHWLEHHLAQYKGTVIAVTHDRYFLDNVAGWILELDRGEGIPWKGNYSSWLDQKSKRMAQEGKAASKRQKTLERELEWVRQGAKGRQTKQKARLKNYDKLMSQDQKQLDEKLEIYIPNGPRLGTNVIEAIGVSKGYDDKLLYEDLNFNLPQAGIVGVIGPNGAGKTTIFRMIMGEETPDKGEFKVGDTAKIAYVDQSHSNIDPEKTIWQNFSDEQELIMMGGKQVNSRAYLSRFNFSGSEQNKTVKLLSGGERNRLHLAMTLKEEGNVLLLDEPTNDLDVNTLRALEEGLENFAGCAVVISHDRWFLDRICTHILAFEGNSQVYFFEGSFSDYEENKKKRLGGDLMPKRIKYKKLIR from the coding sequence ATGAGCGACGATAAAAAGATAATATTCTCAATGTCGGGGGTTACAAAAACATTCCCGAGTGCAAATACACCTGTTTTAAAAAATATTTACTTGAGTTTTTTCTACGGTGCTAAAATCGGAATTCTTGGTTTAAACGGTTCGGGTAAATCTACCTTACTCAAAATTATTGCGGGCGTAGATAAAAACTATCAGGGCGACGTGGTGTTTTCACAAGATTATTCGGTGGGATACTTAGAGCAAGAACCAAAGCTTGACGATGATAAAACCGTAATGGAAATTGTTCGCGAAGGTGCAGCAGAAACGGTAGCCATTCTCGACGAATACAATAAAATAAATGACCAATTTGGATTAGAAGAAGTGTATAGCGATCCAGACAAAATGGAGAAATTGATGAACCGCCAAGCGGAACTTCAAGACCAAATTGATGCCGCAAATGCATGGGAACTCGATACCAAATTGGAAATAGCCATGGATGCGTTGCGCACGCCAGATGGCGATAAAAAGATTTCGGTTTTATCGGGTGGTGAGCGTCGTCGTGTAGCATTATGCCGTTTGCTTTTACAAGAACCCGACGTGTTACTGTTGGATGAGCCAACCAACCACTTAGATGCAGAATCGGTGCATTGGTTAGAGCATCATTTAGCACAATATAAAGGCACCGTAATTGCAGTGACGCACGATAGGTATTTTTTAGATAATGTTGCAGGTTGGATTCTAGAACTCGATAGAGGCGAAGGCATTCCATGGAAAGGCAATTACTCTTCGTGGTTAGATCAAAAATCGAAGCGTATGGCTCAAGAAGGTAAAGCAGCTTCAAAACGTCAAAAAACTTTAGAGCGCGAGTTGGAGTGGGTTCGACAAGGGGCGAAGGGTAGGCAAACCAAACAAAAAGCTCGTTTGAAGAATTATGATAAACTCATGAGTCAAGACCAAAAACAACTCGATGAAAAATTAGAGATTTACATTCCTAATGGACCGCGATTGGGTACCAATGTGATTGAAGCCATTGGCGTAAGCAAAGGTTACGATGATAAATTACTTTACGAAGATTTAAACTTCAACCTGCCACAAGCGGGAATTGTGGGTGTTATTGGGCCAAACGGTGCTGGAAAAACTACTATTTTTAGAATGATAATGGGCGAAGAAACCCCAGATAAGGGCGAGTTTAAAGTAGGCGATACGGCAAAAATTGCTTATGTAGACCAGAGTCATTCCAATATAGACCCAGAAAAAACCATTTGGCAAAATTTTAGCGACGAGCAAGAGTTGATTATGATGGGCGGCAAGCAAGTAAACTCTCGTGCCTATTTAAGTCGTTTTAATTTCTCAGGAAGCGAGCAAAATAAAACCGTAAAATTACTTTCAGGAGGGGAGCGTAACCGTTTGCACCTAGCCATGACACTAAAGGAAGAAGGCAACGTGTTGCTTTTGGATGAGCCAACGAACGATTTGGATGTTAATACATTACGAGCCTTAGAGGAAGGCTTAGAAAATTTTGCTGGTTGTGCCGTTGTAATTAGTCACGACCGTTGGTTTTTAGATAGAATATGTACACATATTTTAGCTTTTGAAGGTAATTCGCAAGTGTATTTCTTCGAGGGCAGTTTTAGTGATTATGAAGAAAACAAAAAGAAACGGTTGGGAGGCGATTTGATGCCTAAACGAATTAAATATAAGAAACTGATTAGATAA
- a CDS encoding GNAT family N-acetyltransferase, with the protein MEIKQVDDGKKGKFFLEIEGTQEAEMTYTYAGKEKIIIDHTEVSEKLKGQGVGYKLVEAAVDFMRASNIKAIPLCPFAAAVFKKKHDAYKDVLS; encoded by the coding sequence ATGGAAATTAAACAGGTTGACGACGGCAAGAAAGGAAAATTCTTTTTAGAGATTGAAGGCACTCAAGAAGCTGAAATGACTTATACCTACGCAGGAAAAGAGAAGATAATTATTGACCATACCGAGGTTAGCGAAAAATTAAAAGGACAGGGTGTTGGTTACAAATTAGTAGAAGCCGCAGTAGATTTTATGCGAGCAAGCAATATTAAGGCCATACCATTGTGCCCATTCGCTGCGGCTGTTTTTAAAAAGAAACACGATGCGTACAAAGATGTATTATCTTGA
- a CDS encoding TonB-dependent receptor: MMKKLLFLFLFFNVTHTSFAQKNEAKISLQFENATKIEIIEQIESVTDYRFYFIESWIDDTLISGNYNNAPLKTVLNDIFKNTVINYYISTNHQIILTNNSLIRDELPINFIENESTKFDSNTNSEPVFFNEGNLNKNEYLEIIKIGKETTNASRENFKLSGYVRNKVTKEPLVDLVLMVKNQDITAVTNQDGFYSLTLPSGENLIEFKSLVIKDLVKKIVIYNDGKANFDLDANAEVQLDEIVITSQKDRNVAEVIAGITKIELEEIKTIPLVLGERDLLKIATALPGISTAGEGASGYNVRGGKADQNLILIDEGIVYSPTHFFGIFSALNPYTVGSLEIYKGNIPVEFGGRLSSVFDIKTKKSNIEKLSGEAAIGPVTSNLMLEIPVVKEKSSLLVGARGTYSDWVLKSLDDESLNNSEASFYDFIIKYDHKINDNNTIETTGYYSKDKFSITSDSLYSYSNQLATLKWNHTFNKKSKGSVILNNSQYQFNIGFEGNGDKNFDLNYKINETLLKLKMSTTINDKHKLNYGVSSKLYTLNPGSKEPLGENSIIEPIIISKERALESAVFISDNFKVNKKLSLSLGLRYSFYASLGEASERIYEAGQPRNEGTLIDTKNHSKNEVIKTYGGLEIRTSARYFLTEDLSIKGGYSSTFQYIHALSNNTTQSPLDTWKLSDSNIKPQQANQFNLGIYKNLEDYELSVEAYYKTSKDILDYKVGADLLLNELVETEVFQGVGKSYGVEFLAKKNKGNLNGWLAYSYSRSLIKLDSEFSEERVNNGEYFPANYDKPHDFSLVANYKMTKRFSVSFNFAYQTGRPVTYPVGTYTYLDKEYALYSNRNEFRIPDYFRLDLGLNIEGNHKIKKLAHSFWNISIYNVLGRNNPYSVFFVTENGQIKAYKSSIFSIPVPTITYNIKF; encoded by the coding sequence ATGATGAAGAAATTACTATTTCTGTTCTTGTTTTTCAATGTAACTCACACATCATTTGCACAAAAAAATGAAGCCAAAATTTCGCTTCAGTTTGAAAACGCAACCAAAATTGAAATAATAGAACAAATTGAATCTGTTACAGATTATCGTTTTTATTTTATTGAATCGTGGATAGACGATACTTTAATATCCGGCAATTACAATAATGCGCCTTTGAAAACCGTGCTAAACGACATTTTTAAAAATACCGTAATTAATTATTACATATCAACTAACCATCAAATTATTTTAACAAACAACAGCTTAATACGCGATGAATTGCCGATAAATTTTATTGAAAACGAAAGCACTAAATTTGATAGCAATACTAATTCTGAACCTGTTTTTTTTAATGAAGGTAACCTTAATAAAAACGAGTATCTAGAAATAATAAAAATTGGAAAAGAAACCACCAATGCCTCTCGTGAAAATTTCAAACTATCTGGTTATGTTAGAAATAAAGTCACAAAAGAACCTTTGGTAGATTTAGTATTAATGGTTAAAAACCAAGACATTACTGCCGTTACAAATCAAGACGGATTTTACAGTTTAACATTGCCCTCGGGCGAAAATTTAATTGAATTTAAATCTTTGGTTATTAAAGATTTGGTTAAAAAAATTGTTATTTATAATGATGGTAAAGCAAATTTTGATTTGGATGCCAATGCCGAAGTGCAGTTGGATGAAATTGTTATAACCTCGCAAAAAGACAGAAATGTTGCCGAAGTTATAGCGGGAATTACTAAAATAGAATTGGAGGAAATTAAAACGATTCCGTTGGTTTTAGGGGAGCGCGATTTATTAAAAATTGCAACAGCGTTACCCGGAATTTCAACTGCTGGCGAAGGCGCAAGCGGCTATAATGTTAGAGGCGGAAAAGCAGACCAAAACCTTATTCTTATTGACGAAGGTATTGTTTACAGTCCAACACATTTCTTTGGGATATTCTCTGCACTAAACCCTTATACGGTTGGCAGTCTCGAAATTTACAAGGGCAATATTCCCGTTGAATTTGGTGGTAGATTATCGTCTGTTTTTGATATTAAAACAAAAAAAAGCAATATCGAAAAACTCTCAGGAGAAGCCGCTATTGGCCCCGTAACCAGTAATTTAATGTTGGAAATTCCTGTTGTAAAAGAAAAATCGTCGTTATTGGTTGGTGCTCGAGGTACATATTCTGATTGGGTTTTAAAGTCGCTGGACGATGAGTCTTTAAATAACAGTGAAGCTTCATTTTACGATTTCATTATAAAGTACGATCACAAAATAAATGATAACAATACTATCGAAACTACAGGTTATTACAGCAAAGATAAATTCAGCATCACTTCAGATTCTTTGTATAGTTATAGCAATCAATTGGCGACTTTAAAATGGAATCACACCTTTAATAAAAAAAGTAAGGGAAGCGTAATCCTTAACAATAGCCAATATCAATTTAATATAGGATTTGAGGGCAATGGCGATAAAAATTTCGACTTGAATTATAAAATAAATGAAACGCTTCTCAAACTTAAAATGAGTACCACAATCAACGATAAACATAAACTTAACTATGGCGTATCAAGTAAATTATATACTTTAAACCCTGGCAGTAAAGAACCTTTGGGTGAAAATTCGATTATTGAACCCATTATAATTTCAAAAGAACGCGCCTTGGAATCGGCTGTTTTTATTTCGGACAATTTTAAGGTCAACAAAAAACTCTCATTAAGCTTAGGGCTTCGTTACTCGTTTTATGCCTCGTTGGGCGAAGCTTCCGAAAGAATCTATGAAGCTGGCCAACCCAGAAATGAAGGCACGTTAATCGACACAAAAAACCATTCTAAAAATGAAGTTATAAAAACCTACGGTGGACTAGAAATTCGTACTTCTGCTCGCTATTTTTTAACCGAGGACTTATCAATAAAAGGCGGTTACAGTAGCACTTTTCAATACATTCATGCGCTATCTAACAACACAACCCAATCGCCTTTAGATACTTGGAAGCTATCCGATTCCAACATAAAACCACAACAAGCCAATCAATTTAATTTGGGGATTTATAAAAATTTAGAAGATTACGAGTTGAGTGTGGAAGCTTACTATAAAACGTCAAAAGATATTTTAGACTACAAGGTTGGTGCCGATTTATTGCTGAATGAATTGGTTGAAACCGAAGTTTTTCAAGGCGTTGGAAAATCGTATGGCGTTGAGTTTTTAGCTAAAAAAAATAAAGGCAACCTTAATGGCTGGTTAGCCTATAGCTATTCGCGTTCGTTGATAAAACTAGATAGTGAGTTTAGCGAAGAGCGTGTTAATAACGGCGAGTATTTCCCTGCTAATTACGACAAACCACATGATTTTAGTTTAGTTGCCAATTATAAAATGACCAAGCGCTTCAGCGTTTCATTTAATTTTGCATACCAAACAGGAAGGCCTGTAACTTACCCTGTTGGAACTTATACATATTTGGATAAAGAATATGCATTGTATAGCAACCGTAATGAATTTAGAATACCAGATTATTTTCGATTGGACTTAGGCTTGAATATTGAAGGAAATCATAAAATAAAAAAACTGGCGCATAGTTTTTGGAATATTTCCATATACAATGTATTGGGCAGAAACAATCCGTATTCCGTATTTTTTGTTACAGAAAACGGACAAATAAAAGCTTACAAAAGTTCTATTTTTTCTATACCGGTACCAACTATAACATATAATATTAAATTTTAA
- a CDS encoding pirin family protein produces the protein MKQNTIKTIGRSDFVNMGPIKLRQPIPTQHIDMIDPFVLLHHYGPYAIDERNNPFDLGPHPHRGFEPITFLIEGEQLHRDSLGHESVVKAGDVQWTTAGRGIIHAERPTKAFVEKGGTLEGIQLWLNLPAEKKMIQPNYQHVQNDEFNVVLSEDKKVSIQVIAGSLEDKNGKIATQSPVNVYMMDVKAGGKHNVDIDIAYQSVLYLLKGQVTVNNDVDLIQNENQLIEFNQDGNQFSVEAKADSKLLFLSGKPFHEKVTTYGPYVMNTQTEIMEAMRDYQMGKMGFLPNS, from the coding sequence ATGAAACAAAACACCATAAAAACCATAGGACGAAGCGATTTTGTAAATATGGGCCCCATTAAATTACGCCAGCCCATACCTACACAACACATTGATATGATAGACCCGTTTGTGCTGTTGCATCATTACGGGCCTTATGCCATTGATGAAAGAAACAATCCGTTCGATTTAGGCCCACATCCGCATCGTGGTTTCGAGCCTATTACCTTTTTAATCGAAGGCGAGCAATTGCACAGAGATTCTTTGGGGCACGAAAGTGTGGTAAAAGCCGGAGATGTGCAATGGACAACTGCGGGCAGGGGCATTATTCATGCAGAACGCCCAACAAAAGCATTTGTTGAAAAAGGCGGCACTTTAGAAGGGATTCAACTGTGGTTGAATTTGCCAGCTGAAAAAAAGATGATTCAGCCCAATTATCAACATGTTCAAAATGATGAATTTAATGTGGTTCTTTCAGAAGATAAGAAAGTGAGTATTCAAGTTATTGCTGGAAGTTTAGAAGATAAAAACGGAAAAATTGCCACACAATCTCCGGTGAATGTTTATATGATGGATGTGAAAGCAGGAGGAAAGCATAACGTTGATATTGATATCGCTTACCAATCAGTCTTGTATTTATTAAAAGGACAAGTAACGGTGAATAATGATGTAGATTTAATCCAAAATGAAAATCAATTGATTGAATTTAATCAAGATGGTAATCAGTTTTCTGTAGAAGCTAAAGCAGATAGTAAACTTTTATTTCTCTCAGGAAAACCATTCCATGAAAAGGTAACAACTTATGGACCTTACGTTATGAATACACAAACCGAAATTATGGAGGCTATGCGCGATTACCAAATGGGAAAAATGGGATTTCTTCCAAACAGTTAA
- a CDS encoding DoxX family protein, which yields MKRDKIIYYTATGLLTAIMLFSVSMYFFQHEAIKEAFTSFGYPSYIIYPFAAAKLLGLIAVWSPNLKAIKEWAYAGYFYAFILAFFAHYMIGDGQEGTAVLAIVALIVSYIFNKRIAK from the coding sequence ATGAAACGAGATAAAATTATCTATTACACGGCCACAGGATTGTTAACAGCAATCATGCTATTTTCAGTAAGTATGTATTTTTTTCAACACGAAGCTATTAAAGAAGCTTTTACAAGTTTTGGGTATCCAAGCTATATTATTTACCCATTTGCAGCAGCAAAATTACTTGGGTTGATTGCTGTTTGGAGCCCAAATTTAAAAGCCATTAAAGAGTGGGCTTATGCAGGATATTTTTATGCCTTTATATTGGCATTTTTCGCTCATTACATGATTGGCGATGGGCAAGAAGGCACCGCTGTTTTGGCTATTGTTGCATTAATTGTATCTTACATTTTTAATAAAAGAATAGCTAAATAA
- a CDS encoding acyl-CoA carboxylase subunit beta, whose amino-acid sequence MDINFNKNEDHNKLLLSELNKKLAKVSLGGGKKRIEKHKSKGKMTARERIDYLLDTKRKSIEIAAFAGEDMYTEHGGCPSGGVVVKMGYIKGKQCIVVANDATVKAGAWFPITGKKNLRAQEIAIENKLPIIYLVDSAGVYLPMQDEIFPDKEHFGRIFRNNAVMSSLGITQIAAVMGSCVAGGAYLPIMSDEALIVDKTGSIFLAGSYLVKAAIGESIDNETLGGATTHCEISGVTDYKAKDDADALDTIKNIMDKIGDFDKAGFNRSEPKKPKENPEDIYGIIPKSRADQYDMYDIIKRLVDNSEFDEYKAGYGQTIITCYARIDGWAVGIVANQRKLVKTKGSKTKPKEMQFGGVIYNDSADKATRFIANCNQKKIPLVFLQDVTGFMVGSKSEHSGIIKDGAKMVNAVSNSVVPKFTIILGNSYGAGNYAMCGKAYDPRLIVAWPSAELAVMSGNSAAKVLLQIEKASLEKQGETFTKEKEDALYQKIKDRYDNQVSPYYAAARIWTDAIIDPLETRTWISMGIEAANHAPIEKPFNMGVLQV is encoded by the coding sequence ATGGATATTAACTTCAATAAAAACGAAGACCACAATAAACTTCTGCTTTCCGAATTAAATAAAAAACTAGCTAAAGTAAGCCTTGGCGGCGGAAAAAAACGCATCGAAAAGCATAAAAGCAAAGGCAAGATGACAGCCAGAGAGCGTATCGATTATCTTTTAGATACTAAAAGAAAGTCTATTGAGATAGCGGCTTTTGCAGGAGAAGATATGTATACCGAACATGGCGGTTGTCCGTCTGGTGGCGTGGTGGTAAAAATGGGTTATATAAAAGGCAAACAGTGTATTGTAGTTGCCAACGATGCCACGGTTAAGGCGGGCGCATGGTTTCCTATTACCGGAAAAAAGAATTTAAGAGCCCAGGAAATCGCTATTGAAAACAAACTCCCCATTATATATTTAGTCGATTCTGCTGGTGTGTATTTACCCATGCAAGATGAAATTTTTCCGGATAAAGAGCACTTCGGACGTATTTTTAGAAATAACGCTGTAATGAGCAGTTTGGGCATTACCCAAATTGCTGCGGTTATGGGCAGTTGTGTTGCTGGTGGTGCCTACTTACCTATTATGAGTGATGAAGCCTTGATTGTTGATAAAACAGGTAGCATTTTTCTTGCCGGAAGCTATTTGGTAAAAGCGGCCATTGGCGAATCCATTGATAATGAAACCTTAGGCGGAGCTACAACACATTGTGAAATTTCAGGGGTTACCGATTATAAAGCGAAAGATGATGCCGATGCTTTGGATACCATTAAAAATATTATGGATAAAATTGGTGATTTTGACAAAGCTGGTTTTAACCGAAGTGAACCGAAAAAACCAAAAGAAAACCCTGAAGATATTTATGGTATTATCCCGAAAAGTCGTGCCGATCAATACGATATGTATGACATTATTAAACGACTGGTTGATAATTCGGAGTTCGATGAATATAAAGCAGGTTACGGACAAACCATTATTACCTGCTACGCCAGAATTGATGGTTGGGCCGTTGGTATTGTGGCCAACCAGCGTAAATTGGTAAAAACCAAAGGCTCTAAAACAAAACCAAAAGAGATGCAATTTGGCGGCGTAATATATAATGATAGCGCCGACAAAGCCACACGGTTTATTGCCAACTGCAACCAAAAGAAAATACCGCTAGTGTTTTTACAGGACGTTACGGGTTTTATGGTGGGCAGTAAATCTGAACATTCGGGCATAATTAAAGACGGTGCTAAAATGGTAAATGCGGTAAGTAATAGTGTGGTACCTAAATTCACCATTATTTTAGGCAATTCGTATGGGGCAGGAAATTATGCCATGTGCGGAAAAGCTTATGACCCGCGATTAATTGTAGCATGGCCAAGTGCAGAACTTGCTGTGATGAGCGGAAATTCCGCAGCCAAGGTTTTACTTCAAATCGAAAAGGCATCGCTTGAAAAACAAGGTGAAACATTTACCAAAGAAAAAGAAGATGCGCTATACCAAAAGATAAAAGATAGATACGACAACCAAGTTTCGCCCTATTATGCGGCTGCCAGAATTTGGACTGATGCCATTATAGACCCGTTAGAAACCAGAACATGGATTTCAATGGGGATTGAAGCGGCTAATCACGCGCCTATTGAAAAGCCCTTTAATATGGGTGTGTTGCAAGTATAA
- a CDS encoding NADPH-dependent FMN reductase, translating into MKNIIVFAGSNSKTSINKQLAIYASSLVENVTVSVLDLNDFELPLFGVDLEKEIGFPEPAQQFLKLIAESDGIILSLAEHNGAYSTAFKNIFDWMSRIEAKTFYGKPMLLMAASPGGRGGASVLAMAQDRFPRHDAHIVETFSFPNFADNFSDGIIVNNDLNAALKNKVQTFQKAL; encoded by the coding sequence ATGAAAAACATTATAGTATTTGCAGGCAGCAATAGTAAAACCTCAATTAATAAGCAATTGGCAATTTATGCTTCGAGTTTAGTCGAAAATGTTACAGTTTCCGTATTGGATTTGAATGATTTTGAACTACCACTATTTGGAGTTGATTTAGAAAAGGAAATAGGCTTTCCGGAACCAGCACAGCAATTTTTAAAATTAATAGCGGAATCTGATGGCATTATTTTATCGCTTGCCGAACATAACGGCGCTTATTCAACGGCTTTTAAAAATATTTTTGATTGGATGTCGAGAATTGAAGCAAAAACCTTTTATGGAAAACCCATGCTTTTGATGGCTGCATCGCCAGGGGGAAGAGGTGGTGCATCGGTATTGGCTATGGCCCAAGATCGCTTTCCTAGGCACGATGCCCATATAGTTGAAACGTTTTCATTCCCAAATTTTGCCGATAATTTTTCAGACGGTATAATCGTAAATAATGATTTGAATGCAGCGTTAAAAAATAAAGTACAAACTTTTCAAAAAGCACTATAA
- a CDS encoding DUF4249 domain-containing protein, translated as MKHIKTYYVVWLLTAFFMFSCTEPFNLKSIDFEDALIIEAIITDEVKYQEIKLSRTFSLEEFTPSEESNATVIITDGAQNIYEFEETSAGTYTSKAVFGASANTYYTLSVTTKNGKTYKSKPTQLPSVVPINNLYASREVNAETGNENMSIFIGGFNASANSKYFRYEYEETYEIVAPSWVDGEFTVLNNGQLVWNELCCRPVEKQVCYNTVASDSIIQLNSENFSQDETLAFPIRVISRDNPIIRTRYSILVKQYAQSLEAFTFYKILNKFSSSDNLFSQNQPGFFSGNLFSVDNKNEKVVGYFDISSVSSKRIFFNYSDFFPDELLPPYFVDCTSFMITDINLLKEKVIDESVVYFSPNPTPGGIPFVVDAACGDCTKLGTNTKPDFWID; from the coding sequence ATGAAACATATCAAAACATATTATGTAGTATGGCTGCTGACAGCTTTTTTTATGTTTAGTTGTACAGAACCTTTCAACCTAAAATCTATAGATTTTGAAGATGCTTTAATAATAGAAGCAATTATAACTGATGAAGTAAAGTACCAAGAAATAAAACTTTCTAGAACCTTTTCATTGGAAGAATTTACACCTTCTGAAGAAAGCAACGCCACAGTAATTATTACTGATGGTGCACAAAATATATATGAGTTTGAAGAAACCAGCGCTGGCACATACACTTCAAAAGCAGTATTTGGAGCCTCGGCAAACACCTATTATACATTATCTGTTACCACTAAAAATGGCAAAACCTATAAATCTAAACCAACCCAATTACCTAGTGTTGTGCCAATAAATAATTTATACGCTTCCAGAGAAGTAAATGCCGAAACCGGTAATGAAAATATGAGCATATTTATAGGTGGATTTAACGCCTCAGCAAATTCAAAATACTTTCGCTATGAATATGAGGAAACTTATGAAATTGTTGCACCATCATGGGTAGATGGCGAATTTACGGTTTTAAACAACGGGCAATTAGTTTGGAATGAATTGTGTTGCAGGCCTGTTGAAAAGCAAGTGTGCTACAATACTGTGGCATCAGACAGTATAATCCAATTAAACAGCGAAAATTTTTCGCAAGATGAAACACTTGCATTTCCAATTCGCGTTATCTCTAGAGACAACCCGATAATAAGAACTCGGTACAGTATTTTGGTTAAGCAATATGCGCAATCTTTAGAAGCTTTTACGTTTTATAAAATTTTGAATAAATTTTCGAGTTCCGATAATTTATTCTCTCAAAATCAACCTGGGTTTTTTAGTGGCAATTTATTTTCTGTTGATAATAAAAACGAAAAAGTAGTCGGCTATTTTGATATTTCATCGGTGTCATCAAAAAGAATATTTTTTAATTATTCTGATTTTTTTCCAGACGAACTGTTGCCACCATATTTTGTGGATTGCACAAGTTTTATGATTACCGATATTAACCTATTAAAAGAAAAAGTAATAGACGAAAGCGTGGTGTATTTTAGCCCAAACCCAACTCCCGGAGGCATTCCGTTTGTGGTTGACGCGGCATGTGGCGATTGCACAAAACTAGGAACCAATACAAAACCAGATTTTTGGATTGATTAA